The proteins below are encoded in one region of Candidatus Thiodiazotropha sp. LNASS1:
- a CDS encoding N-acetylmuramoyl-L-alanine amidase translates to VVDLYDGKATTSRRSQPVKTAKALGKRDVVIAVDPGHGGEDPGARGLKGTYEKDVVLAIARKLATSINKQEGMRAVLIRDGDYYLGLRKRIAKAREHQADLFVSIHADAFHDPKVRGSSVYTLSRSGASNEAARWLAERENSADLVGGVSLEDKDDMLASVLLDLSQIGTLQASSGAANRVLKQLKTLGKTHKRKVQQAGFVVLKSPDIPSMLVETAFISNPDEERRLRSVKHQQKVATALMKGIRTYFKFQPPPGTLLASNLAKKAPRKHVISRGETLIAIANRYQVSVSRLRNANELKSDTIRIGQVLQIPGG, encoded by the coding sequence TGGTTGTCGATCTGTATGACGGCAAAGCCACCACCAGTCGGCGTTCACAACCGGTGAAGACGGCAAAGGCGCTGGGAAAACGGGATGTGGTGATAGCCGTGGATCCGGGGCACGGTGGCGAGGATCCGGGTGCACGCGGCCTCAAGGGGACTTATGAAAAGGACGTGGTGCTGGCGATTGCGCGTAAACTGGCCACTTCGATCAATAAGCAGGAGGGGATGCGGGCGGTACTGATTCGGGACGGTGACTATTATCTCGGCCTGCGTAAGCGTATCGCCAAGGCGAGAGAGCATCAGGCTGACCTGTTCGTGTCGATTCATGCCGATGCCTTTCACGATCCGAAGGTGCGTGGCTCATCCGTCTATACCCTGTCAAGAAGCGGGGCCTCCAATGAAGCTGCCCGTTGGCTGGCTGAAAGGGAGAACAGCGCGGATCTCGTCGGTGGCGTCTCTCTCGAGGATAAGGACGACATGCTTGCCTCGGTGCTGTTGGATCTCTCCCAGATCGGTACCCTGCAGGCAAGTTCAGGGGCCGCCAATAGGGTGTTGAAGCAGCTCAAAACGCTTGGAAAAACCCATAAGCGGAAGGTACAACAAGCGGGTTTTGTGGTATTGAAGTCACCGGATATCCCTTCCATGCTGGTGGAGACCGCCTTCATCTCCAACCCGGATGAAGAGCGCCGCCTGAGGAGCGTAAAACATCAGCAAAAGGTGGCTACCGCCTTGATGAAAGGCATTCGCACCTATTTCAAGTTCCAGCCGCCACCAGGTACTTTGCTTGCCTCCAACCTGGCTAAGAAGGCACCGCGAAAGCATGTGATCTCCCGCGGTGAAACACTGATCGCCATCGCCAATCGATATCAGGTGAGTGTCAGCCGTCTGCGCAACGCCAACGAATTGAAGAGCGATACCATCCGTATCGGCCAGGTACTGCAGATCCCTGGCGGCTGA